The following coding sequences are from one Carcharodon carcharias isolate sCarCar2 chromosome 13, sCarCar2.pri, whole genome shotgun sequence window:
- the LOC121286386 gene encoding protein transport protein Sec61 subunit alpha has protein sequence MGIKFLEVIKPFCAVLPEIQKPERKIQFREKVLWTAITLFIFLVCCQIPLFGIMSSDSADPFYWMRVILASNRGTLMELGISPIVTSGLIMQLLAGAKIIEVGDTPKDRALFNGAQKLFGMIITIGQAIVYVMTGMYGDPAEMGAGICLLIIIQLFVAGLIVLLLDELLQKGYGLGSGISLFIATNICETIVWKAFSPTTINTGRGTEFEGAVIALFHLLATRQDKVRALREAFYRQNLPNLMNLIATIFVFAVVIYFQGFRVDLPIKSARYRGQYSSYPIKLFYTSNIPIILQSALVSNLYVISQMLSVRFSGNFLVNLLGQWADVSGGGPARSYPVGGLCYYLSPPESISAVFDDPIHVTVYIIFMLGSCAFFSKTWIDVSGSSAKDVAKQLKEQQMVMRGHRETSMVHELNRYIPTAAAFGGLCIGALSVLADFLGAIGSGTGILLAVTIIYQYFEIFVKEQAEVGGMGALFF, from the exons ATGGGGA TCAAATTTTTAGAAGTCATCAAGCCGTTTTGTGCTGTTCTTCCTGAAATCCAGAAACCAGAAAGAAAG ATCCAATTCAGGGAAAAAGTATTATGGACAGCTATCACACTCTTCATTTTCTTAGTATGCTGTCAG ATACCATTGTTCGGCATCATGTCATCAGACTCTGCCGATCCATTCTATTGGATGAGAGTTATATTGGCATCaaacagag GTACCTTAATGGAACTGGGTATCTCTCCAATTGTAACTTCTGGTCTAATTATGCAGCTGCTTGCTGGAGCAAAAATCATCGAGGTTGGTGACACACCGAAAGATCGAGCGCTCTTCAATGGAGCTCAAAAAT TGTTTGGGATGATTATCACCATTGGTCAGGCTATAGTATACGTAATGACTGGCATGTATGGAGATCCAGCAGAGATGGGGGCTGGCATTTGTCTACTCATCATTATACAG CTGTTTGTTGCTGGGCTGATAGTCCTCCTGCTGGATGAGCTGTTGCAAAAGGGTTATGGTCTGGGATCTGGTATTTCCCTCTTCATTGCCACAAATATCTGTGAAACCATCGTGTGGAAAGCTTTTAGCCCTACCACCATCAATACAGGCAGGG GCACTGAGTTTGAAGGTGCAGTGATTGCTTTGTTCCACCTGCTGGCGACTCGACAAGATAAGGTTCGAGCTTTGCGGGAAGCTTTCTACCGACAGAATCTGCCTAATCTCATGAACCTCATTGCCACTATATTCGTGTTTGCCGTTGTTATCTACTTTCAG GGATTTCGTGTGGAtctgcccatcaagtctgcacgtTATCGTGGACAATACAGCAGCTATCCCATTAAGCTGTTCTATACGTCTAACATCCCCATCATTCTTCAGTCTGCTCTTGTGTCCAACTTGTATGTTATCTCCCAGATGTTGTCTGTTCGATTCAGTGGGAACTTCCTAGTCAACCTGCTGGGCCAATGGGCT gatgtgagtggaGGTGGGCCAGCTCGCTCATACCCAGTTGGTGGACTCTGCTATTACCTTTCCCCTCCAGAGTCTATCAGTGCTGTGTTTGATGATCCCATTCATGTCACTGTTTACATCATCTTCATGCTTGGATCATGTGCTTTCTTCTCCAAGACTTGGATTGACGTTTCTGGTTCCTCTGCTAAGGAT GTTGCTAAACAGCTTAAGGAGCAGCAGATGGTAATGAGAGGCCACAGGGAAACCTCCATGGTCCACGAACTCAATAG GTATATTCCTACAGCAGCTGCTTTTGGTGGACTTTGTATTGGAGCACTTTCAGTCCTGGCAGATTTTCTAGGAGCCATTGGATCTGGAACTGGGATCCTCCTTGCTGTTACTATCATCTATCAATACTTCGAAATCTTTGTGAAAGAACAGGCTGAAGTTGGAGGCATGGGTGCATTATTCTTTTAA